The following is a genomic window from Neurospora crassa OR74A linkage group III, whole genome shotgun sequence.
TGCGCCTTGGCCATGGCGTTGACGTAGTCGTTGAAGTACTTGACGCGGAAGTCGTCCTCGACAATTTGCTTGAGCGGCATGGCGTTCTCGCCCTTGAGACTGGTCCCGTTCTCGGTCACGTAGATCTTGGGGTATCCGTAGCGCTTGCTGAGCCAGTTGAGCAGGTCGCGGAAGCCCTGGGCGTGCGGCCGGAGCCAGAACGACTGGGTCTCGGGCCCGATGCAGTTACCCTTCTTGTTGTAGAAGAGCGTCTCGAGGTTGCCGAGGAAGTCGTCCTCGGGAGGGACGCCCTTCTTGTGCTTGATGTAGTTGGCTGTGTAGTGGTTCATGCCGTAGAAGTCGTTGGAACCCTTGACAAGCGCCACCTCCTCGGGCGTAAACTCGGGCAGCCGGTCACCGAGCTGTTTGCGCATCGAGTCGGGGTACTTTCCAAAGTAGATGGGGTCTGCGAACCAGCTGATGGCGAACTCAATCTTGCGGTCGCACGCCTCGACGTCCAAGGGGTCCTCTGGATCCCAGGGAAGAGTGGCGTCGCCGTTCAAGGTGATACCGATCTCGCCGCCCTGCGTGGGCTTGAAGTCTTCTCGGTACACCTTGACGGCACGCCCGTGAGCGATGAGCAGGTTATGGCCGACGATCCAGGGCTCGCGAGCGCTGTCACCAACGGGTGACTTGGTACGGTCGGAGGTGTGGCCAGGGGCAAAGTAGCCCGAGTTGTAGCCGAGGATGGAGCTGCACCAGGGCTCGTTGAAGGTGATCCAGTGCTTGCACTTGGGAATGGCCTTGAACATAGTGCGGGCGTAGTGCTCAAAGTCGAGGGGGAACTCTTCACGGTTCAGAAGACCGCCGTAGCGCTTGTCGAGACCATCGGGAAGATCCCAGTGGAAGAGGGTGATAAAGGGGGTAATACCAGCCTCGAGCAGGTCATCGACAAACTTGACATAGTGGTCGATGCCCTTCTGGTTGATGGGGTCGTTGCGACCACCAACGGGGATGATGCGAGACCAGGAGATGGAGAAGCGGTAGGCGGTGGCGCCGAGAGACTTGAGGAGGTCAATGTCCTCCTTGGTGCGGTTGTAAGAGTCGCAGGCGACGGCACCAGAGCTGCCGTCGGCGATTTTACCGGGAATGTTGCAGAAAGTATCCCAGATAGAGGGGCCACGGCCGTCGGCGTGGATAGCACCCTCAATCTGATAGCTAATGCAGAGATATCCGTATCAGTTGTTGAGCTCTGAACATAAGGTGTTGCTGATAATAAGTCCGGAATCTCAGCTGAGAATTTGCACTTACGCCGCAGTAGCGAAGCCCCAGAGGAAATCCTTAGGAAGAGACATGATAAATGCTTATCTCGTTGGACAATGTGAGGTTTTCCAGAGATGGGTCAGGGGAGATATCTGAGAATGACTCCGCCAAACTGACTGTAAGCTACTCAACCCTAGCTGCTATGCAACCGGCTATCTGTCAGACTGGGATAGACGAGGAAAGGGACTGAAGAAGAACTGGGAAAGAAAGGGAGCCCACGAAGGAAGAACGCAGCCTCAAGTGAGGGCGCGATGGTTATCTTATAGCCATGGCCCATGAAAACGACCTCCCAAAGGGGATACTTGATGCCCCCCATTTCTCCCGTGTTTCGGACCGTCGACACCGAGAGAAAAGCTAGGCATAGCCTGAGAGGAGATCAATGGTACCCAGAAGAGATCAGGCAAGGTCAGTACAACATCGTTAGTAAGTGTAATTTGTACCTACACCATGATCCATACAGTATGTAGTTCTACCTGTTCGTTTGTGCttgggtgtgtgtgtggttcCCAACGCTTCTTTGTGTGCTTCCATCCCCACGCTTTTCGAATCTTGCCCGCACACATAGGAACACAGCACACAGCAGCCCATGTCATGGTAATCAGCAGAGAACCAAACCCGAAGCTTGTCTTGGGTTGGTTTGGTGCTCATGGGGAAAAGAAGGTGTCACCATTGCACACCCGTGGTCAATTTTCCCACAATGCATACGGTAGGATGCTTCAACCGCAAGGGTACCGGAACAAGGACCCTTGCGTTACGGTCCTCCCCACCGCGGGGCACTTTAGGACCACGGAGGATGACGGACGGCTGGGAAATGTGGAAGGTGAAGAAGCCATGCGCCAAAACAACCGCAAACTTGTGATGCATGCACAGTACGTATGTAAGTACCGGTACCTGCTACCAGCTACCAGCTACCAGCTACCAGCTGGGAGGTATGAAAAGACAAGCACTTGCGATACGTCGGTCGTTGCAATGCCGGCTGGGTTCCATGTAGCAAGGTAAATCAAGATCCAGGCAGCAAGCTTCTGTCATTGACAAACTATTCAACTTGCGAGAAGCTCTCTTTTGAGATGATAATGTGATACTTTTGAGTTTCAGTTATTGAATGTCTTTGTCAGGAATCGATATTGTAGAATACTAGCCATGATAGTGCCGTTCTAAAGCGACGACGCTATTCGCAGATTTAAGTGAAGTGATGAGAAAGGGCCGAGAACACTTACACACTGCCATCCTCCACCCCAAGAATACTTGACCAGGGTCCATCTGTGTTCCAAAaagacaacatcaacaatgcGCCGTCTTGCTCTCGTTTCCGCCCCAATTTCGATCTCAATGTCTCCCACGCTACTTCCAAATAAACTGTCCTCTCCATCCTGCCCTCTCTTGCTTTTACCCTCTTGTCGTTTGCCGGATAGTCGGGCCGCGTACCAGCATCCAGGGCAAAACCTCGGCAAAACCATTTCGGAAGCCTAGACTAGGAGTTGGCCGTAGCGCCGGTCGTTGTTACTAAAGAGTGATCAAAGAAAGAGCCCGGCAGGAATGAGATCCAATCCATTCAGCCGCCACGGGTTTTCAGCTCACCTCCAGCTGTAAATACAGTTTTACCCTGGCTGGCTGCAGGGCGGGCAAACGGcgcaaggcaaggcaaggaCAAGACAAGGCAGGGCATGGCAGGGTAGAACAGAGCCGCTTCAGTTGCTTCGACAGTCAAGTTTCAACTTCGACTTTAtgttttatttattcgtGATGCTAGTTGCATCAGCACTTCCAACATTGGGATAGCCATGTAGCGACGGTCAATTTGCCAGTCCAAAGCAGCCCGAGCACTTTCTGGGGGCCTTAGATGCATCCTCAGCTTTGGCACAATAGTTTCTAGGTTGGCCAAGCCACTCGGATGATATTACGGATCATAGAA
Proteins encoded in this region:
- the gh1-1 gene encoding beta-glucosidase, whose translation is MSLPKDFLWGFATAAYQIEGAIHADGRGPSIWDTFCNIPGKIADGSSGAVACDSYNRTKEDIDLLKSLGATAYRFSISWSRIIPVGGRNDPINQKGIDHYVKFVDDLLEAGITPFITLFHWDLPDGLDKRYGGLLNREEFPLDFEHYARTMFKAIPKCKHWITFNEPWCSSILGYNSGYFAPGHTSDRTKSPVGDSAREPWIVGHNLLIAHGRAVKVYREDFKPTQGGEIGITLNGDATLPWDPEDPLDVEACDRKIEFAISWFADPIYFGKYPDSMRKQLGDRLPEFTPEEVALVKGSNDFYGMNHYTANYIKHKKGVPPEDDFLGNLETLFYNKKGNCIGPETQSFWLRPHAQGFRDLLNWLSKRYGYPKIYVTENGTSLKGENAMPLKQIVEDDFRVKYFNDYVNAMAKAHSEDGVNVKGYLAWSLMDNFEWAEGYETRFGVTYVDYENDQKRYPKKSAKSLKPLFDSLIKKD